The following coding sequences are from one Humulus lupulus chromosome X, drHumLupu1.1, whole genome shotgun sequence window:
- the LOC133803799 gene encoding gibberellin 20 oxidase 1-D-like codes for MDYSTASSTLLSRPVADLQYDHDHEKDHKKSPTVFDLSFLQEQKNIPTNFIWPKGDLPSTSAEEVLKATVVDLKGFLKGDDAGTRLAADLVQQACLTHGFFQVINHGVDPHLIDLAQKHMDSFFKLPVSEKLRALTKPGSSSGYSAAHAERFSSRLPWKESLSFCFHEDCSVPVVQDYFCSTLGKDFEQTGMVYQMYCEAMMKLSLEIMEILAISLGIDRMEYRKFFEDGRSIMRCNYYPPCMQPNLALGTGAHCDPTSLTILHQDQVPGLQVFHNNKWLSVPPLKGALVINIGDTLMALTNGKYKSCLHRAVVNRKKERKSMAFFLCPKEDKVVRPPHDLLLGEETREYPNFTWSELLHFVRQFYRSDGATFQNFINSLLLVPSHSSSS; via the exons ATGGATTATTCAACAGCCAGTTCTACACTATTGTCTCGTCCAGTTGCCGATCTTCAATATGACCATGATCATGAAAAGGACCATAAGAAGAGCCCTACTGTTTTCGATTTGTCCTTTCTTCAAGAACAAAAGAATATTCCCACAAATTTCATTTGGCCAAAAGGAGACTTACCATCAACTAGTGCCGAAGAGGTGCTCAAAGCAACAGTAGTGGATCTAAAGGGCTTTTTGAAAGGTGACGATGCGGGGACACGTCTTGCTGCGGACCTCGTTCAGCAAGCATGTTTGACCCATGGATTTTTCCAGGTTATCAACCATGGAGTTGATCCTCATCTCATTGACCTGGCGCAAAAGCACATGGATTCTTTCTTTAAGCTTCCGGTGAGTGAGAAGCTCAGGGCATTGACGAAGCCAGGTAGTTCTTCGGGCTATTCAGCTGCTCATGCAGAGCGCTTTTCGTCCAGACTTCCATGGAAGGAATCACTGTCGTTTTGCTTCCATGAGGATTGCTCTGTTCCGGTCGTCCAAGACTACTTCTGCTCCACTCTTGGCAAAGATTTTGAGCAGACAGG TATGGTGTATCAAATGTATTGTGAAGCAATGATGAAGTTATCTTTGGAGATAATGGAAATCCTGGCGATAAGCTTGGGAATAGATAGAATGGAGTACAGAAAATTCTTCGAAGACGGAAGGTCCATCATGAGATGCAACTACTATCCGCCTTGTATGCAACCAAATCTGGCGCTGGGAACAGGTGCTCATTGCGATCCAACCTCTCTGACCATACTTCACCAAGACCAAGTCCCAGGCCTTCAAGTCTTCCATAACAACAAATGGCTTTCTGTGCCACCTCTCAAAGGTGCCCTTGTCATCAACATTGGTGATACCTTGATG gcattgaCGAATGGAAAATACAAGAGTTGTCTGCACAGGGCAGTGGTGAACAGGAAGAAGGAGAGAAAATCAATGGCATTCTTTCTGTGCCCGAAAGAAGACAAGGTGGTGAGGCCCCCGCACGACCTTTTGTTGGGAGAAGAAACAAGAGAGTACCCCAACTTCACATGGTCCGAGTTGCTCCATTTCGTTAGACAATTTTACAGATCTGATGGCGCTACCTTCCAAAACTTCATCAACAGCCTGCTGCTTGTACCCTCGCACTCATCTTCCAGTTGA